A window of the Lactuca sativa cultivar Salinas chromosome 5, Lsat_Salinas_v11, whole genome shotgun sequence genome harbors these coding sequences:
- the LOC111887288 gene encoding uncharacterized protein LOC111887288 codes for MSSYNLPAPSASSGDFRSLKPDFPDEGQPLAAGEYANEAPVEMYNELSVPPPQHTDLRQRTGSIYGLPGATRNSDWDETSGRSGSLSGFVRQRNSSYGIVHPSTDEKAPGRTYFDQQDPTDNNESSTSILGLSGEHTVKQLRLSNALKVRETTTIYEVCRLMTARSTDAVLLTNSYELLSGILTGKDIVRRVVAAEIDYVNTPVSKVMTKDPQYVLSETLVVEALKKMLQGKFGHLPVVEDGEVIGLLDMAATVEGLNLNKL; via the exons ATGAGTTCCTACAATTTACCAGCTCCTTCGGCTTCATCGGGGGATTTTAGGAGCTTGAAACCAGACTTTCCGGATGAGGGTCAACCCTTGGCGGCCGGTGAATATGCAAATGAAGCACCGGTGGAGATGTATAATGAATTATCCGTCCCACCTCCACAACATACAGATCTACGTCAACGTACGGGATCTATTTATGGACTTCCAGGTGCGACTCGTAACAGTGATTGGGACGAAACAAGTGGTCGTAGTGGCAGTCTTTCTGGTTTTGTTCGCCAGAGAAATTCTTCATATGGCATCGTCCATCCATCTACCGATGAGAAAGCCCCCGGACGCACATACTTTGATCAACAAGATCCAACTGACAACAACGAATCATCCACTAGTATTTT GGGCTTAAGTGGAGAGCATACAGTGAAGCAATTACGTCTATCAAACGCCCTCAAAGTACGTGAAACCACAACAATTTATGAAGTCTGCCGTCTAATGACTGCTCGAAGCACTGATGCTGTTTTACTTACCAACTCATATGAGTTGCTCAGTGGTATATTGACAGGCAAG GATATTGTAAGAAGAGTTGTTGCTGCTGAGATTGATTATGTGAACACACCTGTCTCGAAGGTGATGACAAAGGACCCACAATATGTACTCTCTGAGACGTTGGTTGTGGAAGCCCTGAAAAAGATGCTGCAAG GGAAATTTGGACACTTGCCTGTTGTAGAGGATGGCGAGGTTATTGGGCTACTTGACATGGCAGCTACTGTTGAAGGTTTAAATTTAAACAAGTTATAG